Proteins encoded by one window of Sphaerodactylus townsendi isolate TG3544 linkage group LG02, MPM_Stown_v2.3, whole genome shotgun sequence:
- the DBI gene encoding acyl-CoA-binding protein yields MTQAEFDKAAEEVKNLKSRPTDQEMLDIYSYFKQATVGDVNTERPGMLDFKGKAKWDAWNALKGMSQEDAKKAYIAKVEELKGKYGMQ; encoded by the exons ATGACCCAG GCAGAATTCGATAAAGCGGCTGAAGAGGTAAAAAACCTGAAGTCTCGACCAACCGATCAAGAAATGCTGGATATCTATAGCTACTTCAAACAGGCTACTGTTGGAGATGTAAATACAG AGCGTCCTGGGATGCTTGACTTCAAAGGCAAAGCCAAGTGGGATGCCTGGAATGCTTTGAAAG GAATGTCccaagaagatgcaaagaaagcTTATATAGCAAAAGTTGAAGAACTGAAAGGCAAATATGGAATGCAATGA